Proteins from one Mustela erminea isolate mMusErm1 chromosome 20, mMusErm1.Pri, whole genome shotgun sequence genomic window:
- the CCP110 gene encoding centriolar coiled-coil protein of 110 kDa isoform X4 gives MEEYEKFCENSLARIQEASLSTESLLPVQSESISLIRFHGVAVLSPLLNIEKRKEMQQEKQKALDVETRKHANRKKALLTRVQEILENVQVRKAPNPSDFDPWETETVYSDSEVRNLNVPSTFPNILPSPTEHSTLGKLEKTTGILPLNHEDQFKANGTDSARDSELNSLKHCDSSDVVTPVEKEASAKIPSAAPQETLLSDGLFPSSEELDPTLLEEVTPDPYIMSLQNLMKKSKEYIEREQSRRSLRTSARRSVHESHSDKENEAVKVTDCGKEKAQWPGRPCASVIPDKPSLNKSNVLLQGASTQASSTNESVLGSFSKVDIPVRTGHRTVLDPESDFKVIPTFVPENNIIKSLTGSYAKLPSPEPSLSPKMHRRHSRPSSACHILINNPINACELSPKGKEQTVDLVVQDTDEKTNIPETVPKLPVDLVGVCPSKVYVTKNTSEAIQEVVVGKSNQVCQSSGNQLGNKVIPGLAVVEGQLTSDGRGPPKMDSTCPTMPRLHEPYATSQCIVSQNFGSVSALKSASVLEKNTCNLQMELNKSYDVKNPSPLLMQNQNARQQMDTPTVACGNELFLDNSFEKVKRRLDLDIDSLQKENCPYVLATGIAEQERQHLPEKRYPKGSVYMNKNKMLESSFKEGEEILKSKMLAFEEMRKRLEEQHAQQLSLLIAEQEREQERLQKEIEEQEKMLKEKKVIAAEASESGSNNAADLEWRKINESGLLETMLSQVDSLRPSNSNSSGFTSSALQHSFASTNEAPFYLWGSSTSGLTKLSVTRPFGRAKPKWSQVFSPELQTKFNKITAVAKGFLTRRLMQTDKLKQLRQTVKDTMEFIRSFQSEAPLKRGVVSAQDASLQERVLAQLRAALYGVHDIFFVMDAAERMSILHHDREVRKEKMLRQMDKMKSPRVALSAATQKSLDRRKYMKAAEMGMPNKKFLVKQNPSETSRVLQPNQGQNAPVHRLLSRQGFGEVYHPGIFLSARKAMKNFSLWPQDHM, from the exons ATGGAGGAGTATGAGAAGTTCTGTGAGAATAGTCTTGCCAGAATCCAAGAGGCATCACTATCCACAGAGAGCCTTCTGCCTGTCCAGTCTGAAAGCATCTCACTTATTCGCTTCCATGGAGTGGCTGTGCTTTCTCCACTG CTTAAcattgagaaaagaaaggaaatgcaacaagaaaagcagaaagcacTTGATGTAGAAACCAGAAAGCATGCTAATAGGAAGAAAGCTCTATTGACTCGGGTCCAAGAGATTCTTGAAAATGTTCAG gtTAGAAAAGCACCTAATCCCAGTGATTTTGATCCATGGGAGACTGAAACAGTTTATTCTGATTCAGAAGTCAGAAACTTGAATGTCCCTTccacatttccaaatatcttgCCAAGCCCTACTGAACACTCTACTTTAGGAAAGCTTGAAAAGACAACTGGAATTTTGCCATTGAATCATGAGGACCAATTTAAAGCTAATGGGACAGATTCAGCTAGGGACTCAGAATTAAATTCTCTGAAGCACTGTGATAGTTCAGATGTTGTTACCCCCGTGGAAAAGGAAGCTTCTGCAAAGATCCCCTCAGCAGCCCCTCAGGAAACTCTTCTGTCCGATGGTCTCTTCCCATCCAGTGAAGAACTGGACCCAACGCTTTTGGAGGAAGTTACTCCAGATCCCTACATAATGAGTCTTCAGAACCTGATGAAAAAGTCAAAGGAGTATATAGAAAGAGAGCAATCTAGACGCAGTCTGAGAACTAGTGCGAGGAGGAGTGTCCACGAGAGTCACTCAGATAAGGAAAACGAAGCTGTGAAAGTGACCGACTGTGGGAAGGAGAAGGCGCAGTGGCCTGGCAGACCCTGTGCTTCAGTGATTCCAGACAAACCAAGCCTTAATAAATCAAATGTTCTTCTCCAAGGTGCTTCCACTCAAGCAAGCAGCACGAATGAGTCCGTGTTAGGTAGCTTTTCTAAAGTGGACATACCTGTACGAACTGGCCATCGCACTGTTTTAGACCCCGAATCTGATTTTAAAGTCATTCCCACTTTTGTTCCCGAGAATAACATTATCAAAAGTCTTACTGGTTCATATGCCAAATTACCTAGTCCAGAGCCAAGCCTGAGTCCTAAAATGCATCGAAGGCATTCGAGGCCATCATCAGCATGTCATATCCTTATAAATAACCCGATAAATGCCTGTGAGTTAAGTCCTAAAGGAAAAGAGCAGACAGTAGACTTAGTTGTTCAAGATActgatgaaaaaacaaacataccTGAAACTGTGCCAAAGTTACCAGTTGATTTAGTAGGAGTTTGTCCAAGCAAGGTTTATGTCACCAAAAATACATCCGAAGCCATACAGGAAGTGGTTGTAGGTAAATCAAATCAGGTATGCCAGTCTTCAGGAAATCAGTTAGGAAACAAGGTCATTCCTGGACTTGCCGTCGTGGAAGGTCAGTTAACGTCCGATGGGAGAGGACCACCCAAGATGGACAGTACGTGTCCTACAATGCCAAGATTGCATGAGCCATATGCCACCAGTCAGTGTATAGTGAGTCAAAACTTTGGAAGCGTGAGTGCCCTCAAGTCAGCCAGTGTGCTGGAGAAAAACACCTGCAATTTACAAATGGAACTGAATAAGTCTTACGATGTAAAAAACCCATCTCCTTTACTGATGCAAAACCAGAATGCCAGACAGCAGATGGACACCCCTACAGTGGCCTGTGGCAATGAACTGTTTTTGGATAACAGTTTTGAGAAAGTTAAACGGAGACTTGATTTAGATATTGATAGTTTGCAAAAAGAAAACTGCCCTTATGTCTTAGCGACAGGAATAGCTGAACAGGAAAGGCAGCATTTGCCAGAAAAAAGATACCCCAAGGGATCTGTCTATATGAAcaagaataaaatgttagaaagtaGTTTCAAAG AAGGCGAGGAGATATTAAAAAGCAAGATGTTAGCATTTGAAGAAATGCGGAAGAGGCTAGAAGAACAGCATGCCCAGCAGTTATCGCTACTCATAGCTGAGCAGGAAAGGGAACAGGAAAGATTGCAGAAG GAAATAGAAGAacaggagaaaatgttaaaagagaagaAGGTGATTGCAGCTGAAGCGTCTGAATCGGGCAGCAACAACGCGGCGGACttagaatggagaaaaataaatgagtctgGTTTGCTGGAAACGATGCTGTCTCAGGTGGACTCGCTCCGTCCTTCAAACTCAAATAGCTctg GTTTCACAAGTTCTGCCCTGCAGCACAGCTTTGCTTCTACAAACGAAGCACCCTTCTACCTCTGGGGCTCATCAACTAGTGGCTTGACCAAGCTCTCAGTAACAAGGCCTTTTGGAAGGGCCAAACCTAAATGGTCTCAG gttttcagTCCGGAATTACAAACAAAATTCAATAAGATAACTGCAGTGGCAAAAGGATTTCTTACTCGAAGGCTTATGCAGACAGATAAGCTGAAACAACTTCGCCAAACTGTAAAA GACACTATGGAATTCATAAGGAGTTTTCAGTCAGAAGCGCCATTGAAGAGAGGAGTTGTTTCAGCACAAGATGCTTCTCTTCAGGAAAGAGTGTTAGCTCAG TTGCGAGCCGCCCTCTATGGTGTTCATGACATATTCTTTGTAATGGATGCCGCTGAAAGAATGTCTATTCTCCATCACGATCGAGAAGTTCGCAAAGAGAAAATGCTCAGGCAAATG gacaaaatgaaaagtccACGAGTGGCTCTTTCGGCTGCAACACAGAAGTCTCTCGATAGGAGGAAGTACATGAA AGCTGCTGAAATGGGAATGCCAAATAAGAAATTTCTGGTTAAGCAGAATCCTTCCGAAACAAG CAGAGTCCTTCAGCCTAACCAAGGACAAAATGCACCCGTTCACAGGCTCCTCAGTAGACAAGG CTTTGGGGAAGTGTATCACCCGGGAATATTTCTATCTGCACGTAAAGCCATGAAAAATTTCTCCCTCTGGCCACAAGATCACATGTGA